In a genomic window of Malassezia japonica chromosome 4, complete sequence:
- the FOL1 gene encoding trifunctional dihydropteroate synthetase (COG:H; BUSCO:EOG09260LJ8; EggNog:ENOG503NUR7), whose translation MADSVRTSVRGVHTQDALPRFNAVRPAHLRDTISVRALEVRMTAGLDGWGRAIPQPVRIDAVLRTDVEKAGHSDHLPYSLNYGEVYRALERHCREHAYKNVGQLAHALAGVCVQECRAPWAEVSVRLPRALLQARYATMRVARDARDFPHVDPAHAACDRLEIEALEVFAILGVNPWERDTKQRLFIHLAIAHGLALDEQPKYEAMVRAVTAFVEASSYQTVESLATHIARVIIVEHGAAQVAVRVEKPSAIVYAECASVEVVRDRAFFGVPAPVPAAASDWHSAALALGSNLGDRLAYIEAALQLLDAHNDVRVVDTSFLYETQPMYYSDQPNFLNGACRILTRLAPHDLLALTQSIETQVGRTKANVPRNGPRVVDLDMLLYDNAEVADGEHLVVPHPRIAERAFVLLPLCDILPTTTHPVLQRTMQQLLHTLTHTDAYQGNEICRVLPFGRHEWQWGKKTHVMGILNATPNSFSDGGDHLDVRAALEAARAMVQRGADLLDVGGLSTAPNAPEIPEEEEAARVVAVVRALASDPVTEAIPISIDTYRASVAAQALDAGAHMINDVSGGQRDPAMLALIAERKCPYILMHMRGDTHTMTKLTDYQGDVPGHVALELRERLEAALRAGIRRWNIVLDPGIGFAKDGAGNIALLRHLPQLVGPHGTRGGVDVDAPYTSHAAPTADDTPHASLAHFPLLLGASRKAFLGRLIQAPGEPVPEPKARVYATLAACSAAIATGCVDMIRVHDVAPAVDTVRTADAIVRPIQST comes from the exons ATGGCGGACAGTGTGCGGACGTCGGTGCGTGGCGTGCACACGCAGGATGCGCTTCCGCGCTTCAATGCAgtgcgcccggcgcacctgcgcgaTACGAtcagcgtgcgcgcgctcgaggtgcgcatgaccgccggcctcgacggGTGGGGCCGTGCGATTCCGCagccggtgcgcatcgacgcggtgctgcgcacggaTGTTGAAAAGGCGGGGCACAGCGACCATCTGCCCTACTCACTGAACTATGGCGAGGTGTaccgcgcgctggagcgGCACTGCCGCGAGCACGCGTACAAGAACGTCGGCCAGctggcgcatgcgctcgccggcgtgtgcgtgcaggagtgccgcgcgccgtgggCCGAGGTAAgtgtgcgcctgccgcgtgcgctgctccagGCGCGGTacgcgacgatgcgcgtcgcgcgcgacgcacgcgacTTTCCCCACGTCGATcccgcgcacgccgcgtgcgaCCGGCTGGAaatcgaggcgctcgaggtgtTTGCGATCCTCGGCGTGAACCCATGGGAGCGCGATACgaagcagcgcctctttaTTCACCTCGCCATCGCCCACGGgcttgcgctggacgagcaGCCAAAGTACGAGGCCATGGTGCGTGCAGTGACCGCATTCGTCGAGGCGTCGTCCTACCAGACGGTCGAGAGCCTCGCGACCCATATTGCGCGTGTCATTAttgtcgagcacggcgccgcacaggtcgcggtgcgcgtaGAAAAGCCGAGTGCGATCGTCTATGCCGagtgcgcgagcgtcgaggtggtgcgcgaccgcgccTTTTTTggcgtgccggcgccggtgccggcggcggcgagcgattggcacagcgccgcgctcgcgctggggTCCAATTTGGGCGACCGCCTGGCGTAcatcgaggcggcgctgcagctcctcgatgCCCACAACGACGTGCGTGTCGTCGACACGAGTTTCCTGTACGAGACGCAGCCGATGTACTACAGCGACCAGCCCAACTTTTTGAATGGGGCGTGCCGA ATCctcacgcgcctcgcgccgcacgacctcctcgcgctcacACAATCGATCGAGACGCAGGTCGGGCGCACCAAGGCCAATGTCCCGCGCAACGGGCCGCGTGTCGTGGACCTCGACATGCTCTTGTACGATAATGCAGAGGTCGCTGACGGCGAGCATCTCGTCGTGCCGCATCcccgcatcgccgagcgtgccttTGTCCTGCTGCCGCTCTGTGACATtctgccgacgacgacgcaccccgtgctgcagcgcacgatGCAGCAGCTCTTGCATACCCTCACGCACACGGACGCCTACCAAGGCAACGAGATCTGCCGCGTGCTGCCCTTTGGACGCCACGAGTGGCAGTGGGGCAAAAAGACGCACGTCATGGGCATCCTCAACGCCACGCCGAACTCGTTCTCTGACGGCGGCGACcacctcgacgtgcgcgccgcgctcgaggcggcgcgcgcaatggtccagcgcggcgccgacctGCTGGATGTCGGCGGCCTAAGCACCGCGCCCAACGCGCCCGAAATCCCAGAAGAagaggaggcggcgcgggtCGTGGCTGTGGTCCGCGCCCTCGCGTCCGACCCGGTGACGGAAGCCATCCCGATCTCGATCGACACGTACCGCGCGTCGGTGGCCGCACaagcgctcgatgcggGCGCGCACATGATCAACGACGTGAgcggcggccagcgcgatccggcgatgctcgcgctcatcgccgagcgcaagtGCCCGTATATCCTGATGCACATGCGCGGCGACACGCACACCATGACCAAGCTCACGGACTACCaaggcgacgtgccggggcacgtcgccttggagctgcgtgagcgcctcgaggccgcgctgcgcgccggcaTCCGGCGCTGGAACATTGTCCTGGACCCCGGCATCGGGTTCGCCAAGGACGGCGCAGGGAACattgcgctcctgcgccacCTCCCCCAGCTCGTGGGGCCGCACGGCACgcggggcggcgtcgacgtcgacgcgccgtacACGAGCCACGCGGCACCGACGGCAGACGACACGCCGCACGCGTCCCTGGCGCACTTCccgctgctcctcggcgcgagcCGCAAAGCCTTCCTCGGCAGGCTCATCCaggcgccgggcgagccggtgccggAGCCGAAAGCACGCGTGTATGCGACGCTtgccgcgtgcagcgccgcgatcgcGACCGGATGCGTGGACATGATCCGCGTGCACGACGTTGCGCCTGCCGTCgacacggtgcgcaccgccgatgCGATCGTGCGTCCTATACAGTCTACCTAG
- the TMS1 gene encoding Membrane protein tms1 (TransMembrane:10 (i12-32o63-83i104-122o128-146i167-194o200-221i233-253o273-291i388-410o436-460i); COG:S; EggNog:ENOG503NW06), with translation MCKSCNCQSSIATRIGFALLFCFDALLAWISLTPALIRTLEKYSFHYIQMTCEQQESCFGVMAVHRITFALALFHVILAALLVDVSDTRSNRAAIQNGWWGPKIVAFVSLIFLTFLIPNPFFVFWANYMAPLLALVFIVLGLVLLVDVAHTWSETCLDQWERHGSDVWMYLLVGSTVSLYAAVLVVTVLLYVYLAPGGCSLNQTLISVNLVLAVVLTLLCVHPRIQEANPRSGLAQSSLVLAYCTYLVASALMNRDDKHCNPIARGRGETTKSTTAAIGAVFTFVAIAYSTTRAATQSRILVGHAEADAPSGYEPVAMSTPITEQPRATEPLRIQAIRSAVQAGSLPQSALDEELQAAEDSDDDLPGGTVRTPVNDDERGGTRYNYTFFHLIFVMAACYTAMLLTDWQFVKVGAPGGHPGENESPVVYIGVSSASMWIRITSSWACAALYGWSLLAPAVLPERFGYL, from the coding sequence atgTGCAAATCGTGCAACTGCCAGTCGTCGATCGCGACGCGTATCGGCTTTGCGCTCCTGTTCTGTTTCGATGCGCTCTTGGCGTGGATCAGTCTCACCCCTGCGCTCATACGCACACTCGAAAAGTACTCGTTTCACTATATACAAATGACGTGTGAGCAGCAAGAGTCGTGCTTTGGCGTCATGGCCGTGCACCGTATTACCTTTGCTCTCGCGCTCTTTCATGTGatcctcgcggcgcttttGGTCGACGTGTCCGACACGCGCTCCAACCGCGCCGCGATCCAGAACGGGTGGTGGGGCCCTAAGATTGTCGCGTTCGTGAGCCTGATCTTCCTCACGTTCCTCATTCCGAACCCCTTTTTTGTGTTCTGGGCGAACTACATGGCgccgctgcttgcgctcgtcTTTATCGTGCTTGGCCTCGTGCTGCTGGTGGATGTCGCGCACACCTGGTCCGAGACGTGCCTCGATCAGTGGGAGCGGCACGGGTCAGATGTTTGGATGTacctgctcgtcggcagcACCGTCTCCTTGTACGCTGCCGTGCTGGTCGTCACCGTGCTCCTCTACGTATACCTCGCGCCCGGAGGGTGCTCGCTGAACCAGACCTTGATTAGCGTGAACCTCGTGCTGGCCGTCGTGCTCACGCTCCTCTGCGTGCACCCCCGCATCCAGGAGGCGAATCCCCGCAGCGGGCTGGCGCAGAGCAGTCTCGTGCTGGCCTACTGCACCTACCTGGTGGCGTCTGCGCTGATGAACCGCGACGACAAGCACTGCAACCCCATTGCGcggggccgcggcgagacGACCAAGTCGACGACAGCTGCGATCGGCGCCGTCTTTACGTTTGTCGCCATTGCTtactcgacgacgcgcgccgcgacgcagtcgcgcatcctcgtcggccacgccgaagccgacgcgccgtccgGCTACGAGCCCGTGGCGATGTCCACGCCTATCACCGAGCAGCCCCGCGCGACAGAGCCGCTGCGTATCCAGGCGATCCGGTCCGCGGTGCAGGCCGGCTCCCTGCCGCagtcggcgctcgacgaggagctgcaggcggccgaggactcggacgacgacctgcccggcggcacggtgcgcacgccggtgaacgacgacgagcgggGTGGCACGCGGTACAATTACACGTTCTTCCACCTGATCTTTGTGATGGCCGCGTGCTACACCGCCATGCTCCTCACCGACTGGCAGTTTGTCAAGGTCGGCGCACCCGGCGGCCACCCCGGCGAGAACGAGTCGCCGGTCGTGTACATCGGCGTGAGCTCCGCGTCGATGTGGATCCGCATTACGTCGAGctgggcgtgcgcggcgctgtacGGCTGGTCGCTCCTCGCCCCGGCCGTGCTCCCGGAGCGCTTCGGCTATTTGTAA
- the MTG2 gene encoding [histone H3]-dimethyl-L-lysine(36) demethylase (COG:S; EggNog:ENOG503NXIX): MAWGKFVGGAAWREALGRRVCVRYSTEAEAARRKANEHRNRKARHFVDHLMLQVQAGHGGDGCVSFHREKFVQMGPPAGGNGGAGGSVYVRADPAVHSLARVHKHVVAKNGTHGEGDWLHGRRGDNVTIHVPVGTTVRSLGRTWNEREAAGRDYLRDLFKKKRTPIDMYETPELHASRSAVWRHLPRSEDENYARSHFAAAEEKFMAELRAQRKIDAAQKSGRSAAALSEWTDKEPWMVEDITADAGWSIDLAQPTPPDSPGVLLARGGHGGLGNPHFGLEKYRSPKVATRGRPGESLLVSLEYKQPSDVGLVGLPNAGKSTLLRCLSRAEAQVGSYSFTTLRPNLGVMRMDAGGQLLDAPDAGEAPEATRLTVADLPGLVADAAQNRGLGHDFLRHIERCGLLVYVVDIGPTNLVPSQDILTLNTELEAYRPGLSSRVAMVVANKADLLGNEHIPAADARVKLERLQSDVDLIFAPRRVPVVPVAAKLRQNLPRVVQTLHGLIRARTPDV; this comes from the coding sequence ATGGCGTGGGGAAAATTCGTCgggggcgcggcgtggcgcgaggcgctcggacGGCGCGTGTGTGTGCGCTATagcaccgaggccgaggcggcacgccgcaaGGCGAACGAGCACCGAAaccgcaaggcgcgccacTTTGTCGACCACCTCATGCTCCAGGTGCAGGCGGGACACGGTGGCGACGGATGCGTCTCTTTTCACCGCGAAAAGTTTGTGCAGATGGGCCCCCCCGCCGGCGGCaacggcggcgcagggggTTCGGTGTACGTGCGTGCGGACCCTGCTGTGCACTCCCTCGCGCGTGTCCACAAGCACGTCGTGGCCAAGAATGGGACGCACGGCGAAGGCGACTGgctgcacggccggcgcggcgacaaTGTCACGATCCATGTGCCGGTCGGCACGACGGTGCGCAGTCTCGGGCGGACGTGGAACGAACGCGaggccgccgggcgcgacTACCTGCGCGACCTCTTCAAAAagaagcgcacgccgaTCGACATGTACGAGACGCCGGAGCTGCatgcgtcgcgctccgccgtCTGGCGCCATCTGCCACGCTCAGAAGATGAAAACTATGCGCGCTCGCACTTTGCAGCGGCCGAGGAAAAGTTTAtggccgagctgcgtgcgcagcgcaagattgacgcggcgcagaaaAGCGGGCGgtccgcggccgcgctgtCGGAATGGACCGACAAGGAGCCGTGGATGGTCGAGGACATTACCGCCGACGCGGGCTGGTCGATAGACCTTGCacagccgacgccgcccgactcgccgggcgtgctgctcgcccGTGGCGGCCAtggcggcctcggcaaccCCCACTTTGGCTTGGAAAAATACCGCTCGCCCAAGGTTGCGACGCGGGGCCGCCCCGGCGAGTCGCTCCTTGTCTCGCTCGAGTACAAGCAGCCGTCGGACGTaggcctcgtcggcctgccCAACGCCGGAAAAAGTACGCTGCTTCGGTGCCTgagccgcgccgaggcgcaggtcggCTCGTACAGCTtcacgacgctgcgccccaACCTCGGCGTGATGCGCATGGACGCCGGCGGCCAGCTGCTggacgcgccggacgcaggcgaggcgcccgaggcgacgcggctcaccgtcgccgacctcCCGGGCCTGGTCgcggatgcggcgcagaaCCGTGGCTTGGGCCACGACTTTTTGCGGCACATTGAGCGGTGTGGCCTGCTGGTCTATGTCGTGGATATCGGCCCTACGAATTTAGTGCCCTCGCAGGACATTCTTACGCTCAacaccgagctcgaggcctACCGCCCTGGCCTCAGCAGCCGTGTCGCGATGGTCGTCGCAAACAAGgccgacctgctcggcaacGAGCATATacccgccgccgatgcgcgcgtcaagctcgagcgcctaCAGTCCGACGTCGACCTGATCTTTGCAccccgccgcgtgccggtCGTACCGGTCGCGGCGAAGCTGCGCCAAAATCTTCCCCGCGTGGTCCAAACGCTCCACGGCCTGATTCGCGCGCGGACGCCGGATGTCTAA
- the ISA1 gene encoding Iron-sulfur assembly protein 1 (EggNog:ENOG503P2UB; COG:P), giving the protein MFSRPTMQLSVRVCRAMPATTRTPSKSRLLSLSAARFAEIEKKRLSDEVPRAAPAPKNVANDKRSKVSERLQKRASKKAAMTLTPKAVEHIRALQHSASGPKLIRVGVRNKGCAGMSYHLEYIAPGQEGRFDERVQQDGVEVLIDSRALFSIIGSEMDWQEDKLSAKFVFNNPNVKDACGCGESFMT; this is encoded by the coding sequence ATGTTCTCGCGACCTACTATGCAGCTATCGGTGCGCGTGTGCCGTGCTATGCCGGCGACAACTCGTACACCCTCTAAGTCGCGGCTCCTTTccttgagcgccgcgcgtttTGCCGAGATTGAAAAGAAGCGCCTCTCTGACGAGGtcccgcgcgcggcgcccgcgcccaaGAACGTCGCCAACGATAAGCGCAGCAAGGTGtcggagcgcctgcagaaGCGCGCATCGAAGAAGGCGGCAATGACATTGACGCCCAAGGCTGTCGAGCATatccgtgcgctgcagcacagTGCCTCGGGCCCGAAGCTGATCCgtgtcggcgtgcgcaacaAGGGCTGCGCCGGCATGAGCTATCACCTCGAATACATCGCGCCCGGCCAAGAGGGCCGCTTTGacgagcgtgtgcagcaAGATGGTGTCGAGGTGCTGATCGACTCCCGCGCCCTGTTTAGCATTATTGGCTCCGAGATGGACTGGCAGGAGGACAAGCTGTCTGCCAAGTTTGTCTTTAACAACCCCAACGTGAAGGACGCGTGCGGCTGTGGCGAGTCGTTCATGACATGA
- a CDS encoding uncharacterized protein (TransMembrane:7 (i51-70o82-101i108-129o135-155i167-187o193-212i224-245o); COG:T; EggNog:ENOG503NVYX; BUSCO:EOG09263K45) translates to MATQAPPPYTYSAVSQDPEAQLDGDDRDGYKFGATVEECVPEIRAMFVRKVYTVLFLQLLGTAIVAAAMTTAGAVNWVQNNMWFFFVPLVGSLVTLGFLYWKRQSHPLNLFLLGLFTFMEALSLGLLVAAMDRSVVLKAVFITTFMFAGLTIFTLQTEYDFSSLQSWLYWGLLMLVGTGFVQLFFPYNHLFELGYSVVGCAVFSGYILYDTYLIQQRLSPDDWILANISLYLDVVNLFLSVLRIMNAASDD, encoded by the exons ATGGCGACGCAGGCCCCGCCCCCGTACACGTACAGCGCTGTGTCGCAGGaccccgaggcgcagctcgatggCGATGACCGCGACGGATACAAGTTCGGCGCGACCGTCGAGGAGTGCGTGCCCGAGATCCGCGCGATGTTCGTGCGCAAGGTCTACACGGTCCTCTTTCTCCAGTTGCTGGGCACGGCGATCGTCGCTGCGGCCATGAcgaccgccggcgcggtgaACTGGGTGCAGAACAA CATGTGGTTCTTCTTTGTGCCGCTCGTCGGCTCGCTCGTCACGCTCGGCTTTTTGTACTGGAAGCGCCAGTCGCATCCTCTCAACCTGTTCTTGCTCGGGCTCTTTACGTTTATGGAGGCGCTGTCGCTCGGTCTGCTTGTCGCGGCAATGGACcgcagcgtcgtgctcAAGGCCGTGTTTATCACGACGTTTATGTTTGCCGGACTGACCA TCTTTACGCTCCAAACCGAGTACGACTTTTCCTCGCTCCAGTCGTGGCTCTACTGGGGCCTGCTGATGCTCGTCGGCACCGGGTTCGTCCAGCTCTTTTTCCCGTACAACCACCTGTTCGAGCTGGGCTACTCGGTGGTGGGATGCGCCGTGTTCAGCGGGTACATCCTCTACGATACCTACCTGATCCAGCAGCG CCTCTCGCCCGACGACTGGATTTTGGCCAACATCTCGCTCTATCTCGATGTGGTCAATCTGTTCCTGTCGGTCCTGCGCA TCATGAACGCAGCCAGCGACGATTAA
- a CDS encoding uncharacterized protein (COG:O; EggNog:ENOG503NWTW; SECRETED:SignalP(1-23)) yields the protein MFSMHRILRVSLALVALLAVVLAEETRTATDLLRQANAALTSYDYAGALEAFDEAITLDPTSYLSYFRRSTAQQALGRTSAALADLDATLERNAEFAKAYLQQARIHLKEGEYKAALDVLKRMTKHIKKDQEKDLAQEKELRAQVKHASDLSQRLAKLASDKKHAVECIAVASELIKIAPNDLGARQHRATCHLTHGELDEAVTDWSRIAALAPSTELQLRLSFLSYYVLGEYDSQMRKAGLSHLKACLHNDPDNKQCIKAHKQLRKIDKALAKAHKFAEASSWTAVVSALKGPKVGGPTILEDVERVLSSAAEPNSDGVTLLPPTLTKPMEKSELVIEIDTLYCRAYVGQNLFKKAMPFCDKLLQHDPNSLPALVAKGEDHMANQRYEEAVQVLNQAFTATQQTDRDIHQRLVKAQKLLKQSKSKDYYKTLGVARDADDRTIKKAYRRLAREHHPDKGGSQEKMAEINEAFGVLGDPELRARFDQGDDPNDPTGGQSYEQGFGGHGDAFAQMFQNAAFQQFARGHGGGQQFHFSF from the coding sequence ATGTTCTCGATGCATAGGATCCTGCGGGTGTCTCTTGCGCTGGTagcgctgctcgcggtcgtgctggccgaggagacgcgcaccgcgacggatctgctgcgccaggcAAACGCGGCGCTGACCTCGTACGACtacgccggcgcgctcgaggcatTTGACGAGGCGATCACGCTGGACCCCACGTCGTATCTCTCCTACTTTAGGCGCTCTACGGCACAGCAGGCGCTGGGAAGGACCtctgcggcgcttgcggacctcgacgcgacgctcgagcggaACGCCGAGTTCGCCAAGGCCTacctgcagcaggcgcgtaTTCACCTCAAGGAGGGCGAGTACAAGGCCGCGCTGGACGTGCTCAAGCGCATGACCAAGCACATCAAGAAGGACCAGGAGAAGGATCTTGCGCAGGAgaaggagctgcgtgcgcaggtgAAGCACGCAAGCGACCTCAGCCAGCGCCTGGCCAAGCTCGCCTCGGACAAGAAGCACGCTGTCGAGTGCATTGCCGTGGCCAGCGAGCTGATCAAGATCGCGCCGaacgacctcggcgcgcggcagcaccgcgcgacgtgccaTCTCACAcacggcgagctcgacgaggcggtaACGGACTGGAGCCGCATTGCCGCCCTGGCGCCGTcgaccgagctgcagctgcgtctCTCGTTTTTGTCCTACTatgtgctcggcgagtACGACTCGCAGATGCGCAAAGCCGGTCTCTCGCATCTCAAGGCATGCCTGCACAATGACCCGGACAACAAGCAGTGTATCAAGGCACAcaagcagctgcgcaagatcgacaaggcgctcgccaaggcgcacAAGTTTGCCGaggcctcgagctggacgGCGGTCGTGAGCGCGCTCAAGGGACCCAAGGTCGGCGGCCCGACGATCCTCGaggacgtcgagcgcgtgctgtCGAGTGCGGCGGAGCCCAACAGCGACGGCGTCACGCTCCTTCCCCCGACGCTCACGAAGCCGATGGAAAAGAGCGAGCTGGTGATTGAGATCGACACGCTCTACTGCCGTGCGTACGTCGGCCAGAACCTGTTCAAGAAGGCGATGCCGTTCTGTGACAAGCTGCTCCAGCACGACCCCAATAGTCTCCCGGCGCTGGTCGCCAAAGGCGAGGACCACATGGCCAACCAGCGGTACGAGGAGGCGGTCCAGGTGCTGAACCAGGCCTTTACTGCCACCCAGCAGACCGACCGCGATATCCACCAGCGCCTGGTCAAGGCGCAAAAGCTCCTGAAGCAGTCCAAGTCGAAGGACTACTACAAGACGCTCggtgtcgcgcgcgacgcggacgaccGCACGATCAAGAAGGCCTACCgccggctcgcgcgcgagcaccaCCCTGACAAGGGCGGCAGCCAGGAAAAGATGGCCGAGATCAACGAGGCGTttggcgtgctcggcgacccCGAGCtccgcgcgcgcttcgaccAGGGCGACGATCCCAACGACCCGACCGGTGGCCAGAGCTACGAGCAGGGCTTTGGCGgccacggcgacgcgtTTGCGCAAATGTTCCAAAACGCCGCCTTCCAGCAGTTTGCGCGGGGACACGGAGGTGGACAGCAGTTCCACTTCTCCTTCTAG
- a CDS encoding 25S rRNA (uracil(2634)-N(3))-methyltransferase (BUSCO:EOG09263W48; EggNog:ENOG503P02Z; COG:S) → MGKQGKGKLRTALANHQARSHQRQQEKQRSEALEHAQKRKMASMGGRPRSHKPKHVAPFQKDDSILLVGEGNFSFTLALLSEPHCHPPHQILATSFDTEEEVCAKYPDARDILAQIRAKAGANAQNILAFGVDAGALEKCSKLAGGPGVSPRRWSKVWFGFPHVGAGHKDEQRNVLANQLLILRFLVSVAPYLTRGPVPAYAANEKRKPRHDSDDESGDEVDDETAAFLASIPEADDERPLTPPARQGSVLITLRNVPPYTLWNVPMLARRLRSVVGPIASSAPALPKHMHAPTVADVDRVGASYIVWRSFEFHPADWKAYSHRRTVGWIDGVSTSQNEDLLRRPNLAPQHGKHVGTGECRTWEVALQT, encoded by the exons ATGGGCAAGCAGGGCAAAGGCAAGCTCAGGACTGCCCTTGCGAACCACCAGGCGCGGTCGCACCAGCGCCAGCAGGAGAAGCAGCGTTCTGAAGCGCTGGAGCATGCGCAGAAGCGCAAGATGGCGTCGATGGGCGGGCGCCCCAGGTCGCACAAGCCcaagcacgtcgcgccTTTCCAAAAAGACGACTCGATtctgctcgtcggcgagg GCAACTTTTCGTTCACGCTCGCGTTGCTAAGCGAGCCGCACTGTCACCCGCCCCACCAGATCCTTGCGACGAGCTTTGACACAGAAGAGGAGGTGTGCGCAAAATACCCCGACGCCCGCGACATCCTCGCGCAGATCCGCGCCAAGGCGGGCGCCAATGCACAGAATATCCTTGCGTTTGGCGTGGACGCAGGTGCACTGGAAAAGTGCAGCAAGCTTGCCGGGGGACCGGGCGTGTCGCCCCGCCGCTGGAGCAAGGTGTGGTTCGGCTTTCcgcacgtcggcgccgggcacaaggacgagcagcgcaacgtGCTTGCCAACCAGCTCCTTATCCTGCGCTTCCTCGTGTCTGTCGCGCCCTACCTTACGCGCGGCCCCGTGCCCGCGTATGCTGCGAACGAAAAGCGCAAGCCGCGGCAcgacagcgacgacgagagcggcgacgaggtcgacgacgagaccGCCGCGTTCCTCGCGTCGATtcccgaggcggacgacgagcgccccctcacgccgcctgcgcgacagGGCTCTGTTCTGATtacgctgcgcaacgtGCCCCCGTATACGCTGTGGAATGTGCCGatgctcgcgcggcgcctgcgcagcgtcgtcggcccgattgcgtcgtcggcgcctgcgctgccgAAGCACATGCACGCGCCAacggtcgccgacgtggACCGTGTCGGTGCGTCGTACATTGTGTGGCGCAGCTTCGAGTTCCACCCTGCGGACTGGAAGGCGTATAGTCaccggcgcacggtcggcTGGATCGACGGCGTGAGCACCTCGCAGAACGAGgacctgctgcggcgccccaacctcgcgccgcagcatgGCAAGCacgtcggcaccggcgagtGCCGGACATGGGAGGTGGCGTTGCAAACGTAG
- a CDS encoding uncharacterized protein (EggNog:ENOG503P8HN; TransMembrane:6 (n3-14c22/23o46-67i74-92o119-140i226-245o265-286i298-319o); SECRETED:SignalP(1-22)), translating into MTLGVALLVSAIGAMCWHAAYALRPVCWEVTFLVTKIFLVLPREWIFASSFFSDSVMILTGLASAFLRSVLVEGLRVLGQELCVIVILALVWHSNRTSVKAADVDDTCWVGVDDPRFPLALWLGIGWATAEVVAGSYQLCKFLPLFRSVEDTTPPDEEDILNDFVQPNDNDEDRSGSESSSTDEEEELSLDDIILVREKSELEEQLGEFLENISPATITLWRMDSVLWNLGSCLMLSASLTHAQGCLGDSTTVGNSYAFLPFPPIAAIWPTLLLLISLHTLATTIWMMALPRLGLTSITYTTMLVGLALLSAGLGRWGALA; encoded by the coding sequence ATGACCTtgggcgtcgcgctgctcgtcaGCGCGATTGGCGCCATGTGCTGGCACGCGGCctatgcgctgcgccccgtGTGCTGGGAGGTGACGTTCCTGGTCACCAAGATCTTTCTGGTGCTGCCGCGAGAATGGATTTTTGCCTCGTCGTTCTTTTCCGATTCGGTGATGATCCTCACCGGCCTCGCGTCGGCGTTCCTGCGCTCGGTGCTGGTCGAGGGActgcgcgtgctcggccagGAGTTGTGTGTGATTGTGATCCTGGCCCTCGTCTGGCATTCGAACCGCACGTCGGTCAAGGCGGCAGACGTAGACGACACGTGCTgggtcggcgtcgacgaccCCCGTTTCCCGCTTGCGCTCTGGCTCGGTATCGGCTGGGCGACGGCCGAGGTCGTGGCCGGCTCGTATCAGCTGTGTAAGTTCCTGCCGCTGTTCCGCTCAGTGGAAGacacgacgccgccggacgAAGAGGACATCTTGAACGACTTTGTCCAGCCAAACGACAACGACGAAGACCGCAGCGGATCGGAatcgtcgtcgaccgacgAAGAAGAAGAGCTCTCGCTGGACGACATCATCCTTGTCCGCGAAAAGTCTGAGCTCGAAGAGCAGCTGGGCGAGTTCCTGGAGAACATCTCGCCTGCGACTATCACGTTGTGGCGCATGGACAGTGTCCTCTGGAACTTGGGCAGCTGCCTGATGCTCTCTGCCTCTCTTACGCACGCACAAGGGTGCCTTGGCGACTCGACAACCGTGGGCAACTCGTACGCCTTCCTCCCATTCCCGCCCATCGCCGCCATTTGGCCCACCCTGCTCCTCCTCATCTCGCTGCATACTCTCGCGACGACCATCTGGATGATGGCGCTTcctcgcctcggcctcacGAGTATCACGTACACCACcatgctcgtcggccttgcgctcctctcTGCGGGCTTGGGCCGCTGGGGCGCGCTCGCATAG